In Lolium rigidum isolate FL_2022 chromosome 3, APGP_CSIRO_Lrig_0.1, whole genome shotgun sequence, the genomic window TGTCAACAAAAACCATCCCTAATCCGACCGTTTCACCCGCCCGCACGCGGATCACCGGCCGGCGGAGGTCAAACCCGACCAAATTCATCCGCCCGTTGCCTCCGCCGCACCGCCGCTCCCCCTCATAAATAAATACACTCTCTGCACCGCTCTGCCACAGTCCGCGCGCGCGTCCACATGCAAACCAAACCACAAGCACAAGATTAGCTGGTACCAGCACTGTCAATACAAGCAAAGAACCGAGCTTGAGCCGAGCTTCGGACCGAGAAGACACACTCACCCCAGCTCATAACGATGGCTAGCCCGTCGGCGCTGGCGACTCTTGCGGCGACTCTGGCGGCGGCAGTGCTGCTGCTGGCCGACGGGTGCGGCGCGGCGATGTACAAGGTGGGGGGGCTGGACGCGTGGGCGCCGCCGCCAGCCTCCAAACCCGACGTGTACGTGCAGTGGGGCAAGTCGCTCCCCTTCAAGCTCGGCgactccctcttcttcctctacccGCCGAGCCAGGACAGCGCGGTGCAGGTCACCGCCAAGGCCTTCGCCGCCTGCGACGTGTCGGACCCGGTGCTGGCGCTCGACGACGGCAACTCCGTCTTCAACCTCACCGCGCCGGGCCGGGCCTACTTCACCAGCTCCGCCGCCGGCCACTGCCGCAAGGGCCAGAAGCTGTCCGTCGACGTGCCCGCGGCCGACGGCAAGCTCCTGCCGCCCTCCGCCGACGACCAGGCCGCGCTCAAGGCCCTCGCGGCgctcccgcccgccgccgcgcccgtcgAGGccctgccctcgctctccgacaaCGGGGACGACTCTGCTGCCGGGACACGGGGGGTCGCCGGCGCCGGATCCGCGGTGGCGCTCGCTGCTGCGGCCGCTCTGTCTCTCGCTCTGTTCCTGTAGATTCGGGAGCttcttgcttgctgctgctactcaCAACTCTTCTTCCTTCCCcattcatttgatttttgataCGGACAGACGACCTTGATGTGTATTTGGATTATTAATCGATGTGGATTGGCACATTTTGATGGATGAGCACTTGCACTTCCTCGGATCCCCAATTCTTTGAACCATTTTTTAACTTTATATCTCTCTCCCCCAATTTACATTTTCAAATCAATTGATGTAAAATTGGAGATGTTTCATTCATCGCTGCATCATTAATTCTGAATTTCTAGGAGTACATACAAATCTAAGCGCAAGTAATTATCCGCTAGTGTGATCTGTTCATCGTCGCATTAGGCTGTCACACAGCTCATGTGATGGGGGAGAGTGGGACGCCTGTGCTCGGCGCACATGGTGGGTACGGAACAAAACAGGTTGCCCCCAATTGCGTCTCTGTCGGTGCCAAGACCACAATTTATTCCCTGGACCGGCCAGGAATCCATGCCATTCATTTCATCTTGATTGATTCATTGCCAGGAAGAAACTCGAATCTACTAGCTCCTTGTATAATTTATTTATTCCGTAAATGTTTATATTCTGTTTGCAACCGGTTGTCTGAATCATCTGCCCAATGTATTACTGAAAACGAGTGCTACACCTGGTCCAGTATGCAATGCCTGAAGCAGAAAGTACAAAATGACAGCAACGAAATTCTCTTCATCCTACATACAGTATACCACAATGATTACAGTAAGGCGACAAAGCTTCCAGATTGTCATGCGCTCTCTCCTCGTCATCGGGGCATGGCGACGCTCCAGTCGTACACCTTGACATCAAACGCGGCGGACTCCCGGAGCGCCCGCCTGAGTTCACCTGCACAACTCACGCTCCTGGCCAGCAGCAGggcgaagccgccgccgccggctccgaCCAGCTTGTACCCGCAGCAGTACGGGGCGGCGAACGCGAAGAGCTCGTCCACGGCCCTGTTGCTGCAGAACGGGTCCAGCTCCTGGTGCAGCCTCCAGGCCTCCAGCATTATGTCGCCCAGCTCGTCCATCTCGCCGTTCATCAGGGCTTCTCTCCCGGTGTTGGCCAGCTCGGCCAGCCTCTTGATGCTGGATATCAGGAGGCTGTCGCGCCGGAGGTACCGGGTGACGACCTTCTCCAGGACTCGGTGGGCGAGCCTCACCTGCGCGGACCGAAAATAGAGTTCATTCAGGTGTGCTTCAAATACTACGGCCATGCAACAGTGTCTAAGAAAATGTTGCGGAAAATCAATATAGGTGGTAAATGAGTAACATGAACATCACAGAAACAAATGCACTCGTTTTTGAAGTTATACATCGGGTATGACTTGGAGGGACTCTTGTTTGtgctttcaaacatttcaaactaGAATTTCATTCACCTTTTCCCACATTATAATCTCCAAACCTACACCTCCAAAATGCAGCATCTACATTTACAAAACTCTTAAAAATTCTACTGATTACCGGCACATAGTAAAAATGGGAATAAGTCTCTACATTTGTTTTCTTGGTATCAGCAGAAAAACTTACTTGGCCAGTGAACACAACCAGGAGGCGCTGTTCCAACTCCTGAATCAGCTGAGGAGATGCCAGCAGTGGAACAACCTGCAGGCGCAACGGCTGTTCTGGAAAGCTctctgtgcacttgattccaggaTACAGGCCGCCAATTTGATCTTGCCACCCACCGCCCGTGCCCATTATTTGTTCCACTACCAGCACAGCTCTAGCAACATTATCATCACTCGCGTCGTCTTCCATCAGTTGAAATAGACCCTTAACTACAGCAGCTGCTAATATGCTAGAAGTGCCTAGACCACTTCCACGAGGAACATTTGCCCAGGTCCTGATCTTTAGGCCTGACTTTGACAGTATTCTATGGCCAAGGATACCAGTGGCAACAAGAGCAGACTTGACTAGACGGAATGTATCGGCTTCTCGGAATGGGTGAGAGATAGATGACAGATCATCGATATAAACCTTTCGCTCAGCATCATCTTCAATAAGAACTCCATGCTGGTCTTCTGTTGCCTCTATAATAGCTCCAACTGGAAGGCTTCCTTCCAAGCTTATTGCCATGTTCAAAACACAACCTGGACGCTCCAAGCTCCATGGAGGTGTATCACTCCAACCCCCAACAAAGTCAACACGGACCGGTAATTCTACCATAGCCTTCTTAGGATGCAAGTTTCCATTGCTTGAACTCATTGCATCAGTTGATGGTTctaccaaaaaaaaaatgcatttcTTGATCAGGATAATAGAAGCGTTTATAGTGAGAAAATAACAGTAATCTCTTTGCCTATCAAGATTTCCTCTGGTTTCATTATGAATACTGGATGCGCTATACTTATTTGTTTGGAATATAATGTTATAGTGAGAAATCTAGATGTTAAAGAACCGTTTCAGTTCTATGGAATTGAGCAGGGGTGTGGCCATGTGGGCCTATTCCTTACAAAAACAAGGGTATTGCCATTTTCTGCAGTCTGTACCTTTAGACCCATATTTTACAGCCGATGAAGTTTCACTTGCAACAGAGGCCCATACTTTCTCTTCAACCATAGATGCAGTAGAAAGATCTCCAGAAGCTCTAAGCAGATCCATTTTGACCTGGTATGCTCTGCTCTGAGGAAGAACGCCAGAATACTGATCCCCGTGACTAGGAAAATATGTAAGTAATTCTTTACAGACTTGTGAACTGGAATCATTATTCACTAACATTTCCTCACATAGCTGAAACAGGTTACGCCCGAGTAAGCCATTAGTCATGCAACTTTTAGCTATGGCAGCTGCAATATCTGCTTGATGCTTGCTAGAATCCGTGCAAAGCTGATGGTAGTCAATTGAACGATGCAGCTCTTCCAAGCTGACTCTCTGTGATTTTCTCCACATGCAACTAACTTCTCCATCTGGGTCATGTCCTGTTCCCATGAGCCACATGCCTACATTTAGCATTTCAGAGGGAGACATGATGGGAAAAAGCCTAGCATTCCACAAGCACTTGTCATGGTTGGATGAGTCCCACATATCCGCATCCTGGATTTTATGATCTTCCAAGACATTTCTCCACGGCTTTCCACAGAATGTCCCGTCCCTCTTTATAGAAACTTTTGGATTGTCATGAAGACCGCAGTAGACCATAACTCTTCCCATGGAGTTTACCAATGGCACTTCCCAGAGGCAATGCCGATCAGGTAATGTGAAACAGGTGGTACTAATAACCTGAGGAGGAGTATCCTCGATTAACTCATCTACATTCACCCCAACCACAATCGACTGAGAACCAATCCTTACTCTGCCTGAGAGTGATGAATCGTAAACCAACGAACCCTCTCCAATTGAGACCCCAGCACAAATTTTGCTAGATAAAATGACAGTTGTAGCAGCAATATCACAAGCAGTTATCTCTGGTATCCAACACATGTGCCCTCGACCTACAAGTGTTGAATATGTGCCCGCCAAATGATCTAGAacctcagcagaagtaccaaaatGCAAAAAAGTGAAGTCATCTGAAAAGGAAAACAATCCCAACTTAGGATCCTATTTGCGCAACTGATCCAAGAAAACAGATGAACTCATCCAAATGATCCATGAAAATAGAAGCATAACCTTGAGATAGAAAAGCCAACATAATATACTAACACAAAGCAAAAcaagcaatggaaacaagttAACTGTATATAACCAGGAACATACATGAACAAAAGCTGAACATCTTGTGCCTTCCTAAAGCATCAATGAGTTGCCGGCCAAATGGACGGTTCCTCAACCATTCATGCCTGGTTGGTACCCATGCAGCCACAAgatcttcatataaactcaactgCAATAGATTGACAAGTATGAGCAGACATAATGGAAGTTAACAAGGAACATCTTTAATCAGGGACatgtttggcatttgtttcaagtCAACAGTCTAAATTAAACATATTCAGATAAGAACAGTTGGATTCTAAACATCTTTGCAAGAAAATATCTACTTTCCATATGGGCACAGAGTGGACTTTATCCGTCTATTAGTGGTTcaatttgacaaaaaaaagtgATCATTCACATAGAGAATGCATATTCACATCCTACAACAGATTTTGTTTGGTTACTAGCATATCAGAGTTAAGAGCAAAATAGACAAGCCCAACATAAAATTCATTCGGTAATTTTTAGGGATAATAAAATGTGCACAGATGCATCAAGTATTTTTGCAGAATAACGGTGCTGACATAATTTCCTGAACCTAGGTTGCATAAacatatgttggctgctgtgtggtGCGCAAGTGATTTAGGTATATGCACGGCACACACAAGTGATTTAATAAGATATCAGAAAGGAGAGATCCATGTTTGTTAAATGTTATAGCTCACATATCAATGCCGGAAACAGTAGCTTGCCTCGTTTCTGCTAGTTATGATCTCCTGAATGATGGCCTGGCTAGATGAGTATGCGAGGGCAACAAGCTCCTGCCATGCTTTACCCCTCACAGCTATTATCCCCGTGTCAAGCAGCGGCCGACCATCATCTAGAAAGGCCTGGGCCTCCACAAGCTCACTCATTGTTGGCTTCTGCAGGAGATTATCAACCAAACAGAGAGAGTAATTCCCCCCCTCGGTTCCATCCTTGGAGGCCACAACCACTCCATGGTTAGAGGCCACGTCCAGCGTCGTCGGCACCGTGACGATGCACGCGGCGTCGTCGGGGAGGACTAGGTCCGAGGcgtcgaagcacgggaggacgtcCCCCGTCATTATGAGCATTCCACCTGATCATGCCATATCAATCAAATGGAAGCTATTACTTGAAAAATTGGTAGATGTATGTCTgaaagccacaaccttggttcttGAATGCTTGCCTTGCGCTGGCCGAGATGGCGAGGATGTGGTCGAAGAGCAGCGGGACGGGCCCGTCGGGGTTGTCCCCGGCCAAGTAGGGCACAGGCAGGAAGGCCTTCCCCATGGGGTTCGCCCAGGGCACCCGCTTGCTGTCCCCGCCGGCGTGGAGCAGC contains:
- the LOC124694219 gene encoding cucumber peeling cupredoxin-like; its protein translation is MASPSALATLAATLAAAVLLLADGCGAAMYKVGGLDAWAPPPASKPDVYVQWGKSLPFKLGDSLFFLYPPSQDSAVQVTAKAFAACDVSDPVLALDDGNSVFNLTAPGRAYFTSSAAGHCRKGQKLSVDVPAADGKLLPPSADDQAALKALAALPPAAAPVEALPSLSDNGDDSAAGTRGVAGAGSAVALAAAAALSLALFL
- the LOC124701109 gene encoding bifunctional fucokinase/fucose pyrophosphorylase-like isoform X1, with the translated sequence MLIMTGDVLPCFDASDLVLPDDAACIVTVPTTLDVASNHGVVVASKDGTEGGNYSLCLVDNLLQKPTMSELVEAQAFLDDGRPLLDTGIIAVRGKAWQELVALAYSSSQAIIQEIITSRNELSLYEDLVAAWVPTRHEWLRNRPFGRQLIDALGRHKMFSFCSYDFTFLHFGTSAEVLDHLAGTYSTLVGRGHMCWIPEITACDIAATTVILSSKICAGVSIGEGSLVYDSSLSGRVRIGSQSIVVGVNVDELIEDTPPQVISTTCFTLPDRHCLWEVPLVNSMGRVMVYCGLHDNPKVSIKRDGTFCGKPWRNVLEDHKIQDADMWDSSNHDKCLWNARLFPIMSPSEMLNVGMWLMGTGHDPDGEVSCMWRKSQRVSLEELHRSIDYHQLCTDSSKHQADIAAAIAKSCMTNGLLGRNLFQLCEEMLVNNDSSSQVCKELLTYFPSHGDQYSGVLPQSRAYQVKMDLLRASGDLSTASMVEEKVWASVASETSSAVKYGSKEPSTDAMSSSNGNLHPKKAMVELPVRVDFVGGWSDTPPWSLERPGCVLNMAISLEGSLPVGAIIEATEDQHGVLIEDDAERKVYIDDLSSISHPFREADTFRLVKSALVATGILGHRILSKSGLKIRTWANVPRGSGLGTSSILAAAVVKGLFQLMEDDASDDNVARAVLVVEQIMGTGGGWQDQIGGLYPGIKCTESFPEQPLRLQVVPLLASPQLIQELEQRLLVVFTGQVRLAHRVLEKVVTRYLRRDSLLISSIKRLAELANTGREALMNGEMDELGDIMLEAWRLHQELDPFCSNRAVDELFAFAAPYCCGYKLVGAGGGGFALLLARSVSCAGELRRALRESAAFDVKVYDWSVAMPR
- the LOC124701109 gene encoding bifunctional fucokinase/fucose pyrophosphorylase-like isoform X2; the protein is MATKHVLLLHAGGDSKRVPWANPMGKAFLPVPYLAGDNPDGPVPLLFDHILAISASARQAFKNQGGMLIMTGDVLPCFDASDLVLPDDAACIVTVPTTLDVASNHGVVVASKDGTEGGNYSLCLVDNLLQKPTMSELVEAQAFLDDGRPLLDTGIIAVRGKAWQELVALAYSSSQAIIQEIITSRNELSLYEDLVAAWVPTRHEWLRNRPFGRQLIDALGRHKMFSFCSYDFTFLHFGTSAEVLDHLAGTYSTLVGRGHMCWIPEITACDIAATTVILSSKICAGVSIGEGSLVYDSSLSGRVRIGSQSIVVGVNVDELIEDTPPQVISTTCFTLPDRHCLWEVPLVNSMGRVMVYCGLHDNPKVSIKRDGTFCGKPWRNVLEDHKIQDADMWDSSNHDKCLWNARLFPIMSPSEMLNVGMWLMGTGHDPDGEVSCMWRKSQRVSLEELHRSIDYHQLCTDSSKHQADIAAAIAKSCMTNGLLGRNLFQLCEEMLVNNDSSSQVCKELLTYFPSHGDQYSGVLPQSRAYQVKMDLLRASGDLSTASMVEEKVWASVASETSSAVKYGSKEPSTDAMSSSNGNLHPKKAMVELPVRVDFVGGWSDTPPWSLERPGCVLNMAISLEGSLPVGAIIEATEDQHGVLIEDDAERKVYIDDLSSISHPFREADTFRLVKSALVATGILGHRILSKSGLKIRTWANVPRGSGLGTSSILAAAVVKGLFQLMEDDASDDNVARAVLVVEQIMGTGGGWQDQIGGLYPGIKCTESFPEQPLRLQVVPLLASPQLIQELEQRLLVVFTGQVRLAHRVLEKVVTRYLRRDSLLISSIKRLAELANTGREALMNGEMDELGDIMLEAWRLHQELDPFCSNRAVDELFAFAAPYCCGYKLVGAGGGGFALLLARSVSCAGELRRALRESAAFDVKVYDWSVAMPR